ttcaataaaacctttccCCTTTCATTACATACCCCTTTTTTTTGTAGAACATTTGATGCCagtctttgtgcttctctatgcaatgcaggcagatcatggctggtgagaGGGTGctttctttaaagaggaactaaaagtCCCTAATGTGCTAATACAAATAAGTGCTTATTGTTTTTCTGGTTGCAGATTTCCCATTACTTCCGGTCATAGCGGCATTTAGGAGTTAAGAGAAATCTCAACAGGGCAACAGAACCGAAAAATTAGGTTCTACCCACTTTTCCACGATAtccgaaatgtaaaaaaaataaggaaaacgaAACCCAGACCTTTGCTTTTAATGTATAGTTCGTATTTATTACATGTACATGGGGGAGCAACCATTTTTTTGCAAATTACGTATGCAGCATCTGCTTCCTGCTTAGTAGTACAGCTGCAAAGAGATTGTGCCATACCTTTTATCTCACAAATTTGTCAAGCTACACAAGCTGAAGAATATTCCAAGCTCTGTGGGAGCCCAATCCAAGCCCTAGCTAAGGTGGGGCTCACTCAAGCCCTAGCTAAGGTGGGGCTCACTGAAGCCCTAGCTAAGGTGGGGCTCACTGAAGCCCTAGCTAAGGTGGGGCTCACTGAAGCCCTAGCTAAGGTGGGGCTCACTGAAGCCCTAGCTAAGGTGGGGCTCAGCGAAGCCCTAGCTAAGGTGGGGCTCAGCCATGCCCTAGCTAAGGTGGGGCTCAGCCATGCCCTAGCTAAGGTGGGGCTCAGCCATGCCCTAGCTAAGGTGGGGCTCAGCCATGCCCTAGCTAAGGTGGGGCTCAGCCATGCCCTAGCTAAGGTGGGGCTCAGCCATGCCCTAGCTAAGGTGGGGCTCAGCCATGCCCTAGCTAAGGTGGGGCTCAGCCATGCCCTAGCTAAGGTGGGGCTCAGCCATGCCCTAGCTAAGGTGGGGCTCAGCCATGCCCTAGCTAAGGTGGGGCTCAGCCATGCCCTAGCTAAGGTGGGGCTCAGCCATGCCCTAGCTAAGGTGGGGCTCAACCATGCCCTAGCTAAGGTGGGGCTCAACCATGCCCTAGCTAAGGTGGGGCTCAACCATGCCCTAGCTGGGGTTCAACCAAGCCCTAGCTGAGGGTCACCCAAGTGCTAGCTGAAGCCCACTAAAGCTCACCCAAGCTCTAGCTGGGGCTCATCTAAGCGCTAGGAGAGGCTCATCCAAGCTTTAGGAGGCTTATCCGGTTATCGCATCTACCATACACATAATGAGCTATTAAAATATTCCAGCTTACCTTAAGTGGCCAATATTATAATGCCTGCTTGCCCCATCTGTGGACCTGACAACTTTAATGGTGAACTGAGGTTGCAGTTGCCGTAACTCCAGCAAGACCACCGCCAAGTAGTGAACAAATAGCAAAGCGTCCACCAGTGACACGGCGTATTGTACTATCCCCTGGTAATTCCTCTCGGCGGTGGTGAGGATCCGGACAGCATAGAAGAGCCAGTAGGACACCACCAGCAGAAAAATAAGCACCATGATGAGCGCCCGGAAGACGAACACCCGTGGGAAGAAGGCCTTGGGGCGCCGGAAGAAGAGCGCCCAGCTGCCCACCAGGAGGATGAGGAGTTTGAAGGCCACAGAGATGAAGAGGCCCTCACAGGGCGTGCCACAAGCTTCCAGATCCCACGGTAAGATTTTGGGCAACAGCATGAAGGCAATGGGGGTGAGGAAAGAGACAAAGGCCAAGGCTCCGCCCACAATGACACCCAAGTGGCGGGAGCAGTCCAGGTTGGCGCTGTCCTCCATGTCCTTAGTGATACGGGTAATGTCATCGTGGGATATGCTGTGTTCCGAGGTCCCGGTGACCACGGTGGTGGTTTCTCCCCAGTTGTCATCCTGTAGACCAAATAAAAAGGAGAGTCACCTTAAGACCTATTGTCAGATATATTTAATTCACGTCAAGTGCAGCATGCGCAATAAAACACTTGCAGTATTTATTACCTCCCACAGAGATCAAAGAACCCCTCATttacttttctctccagaaggatggcgCCCTcattgttcaggcatcatccagggttacCACCCACTTCCTGGACTCAGATGCCAGCCCAGAGATGACACAGCCCTGCAAATCCTGCTGCACGACTGCAGCCTCACTTTGCTACAAAGGTACAGCAAACAGTACAAGTGATCACTGGGGGActgaggaaacaggaagtatgtggaaatctacccaatgggaaCAAAGTCTTGAGAAAGACATCCTGGCAGAAGTTCTCAAAGTCCAACTCTAGCTAAAAACATTGCATTCAATTGTGGATAGAtatggaaagggttaaaacctctgccaGATTTTAATTGCCCTTTGGGCACACGTCTCCAAAACATACATTACTTTTAGTGGAACCACCTAACTTCCTGTCTCGGTGACAACCACAACTCTCATTCTTTGTacaggtgtcacagagacaggaagtgtaggaaatctacccaatggggtAACAGACAAAAAAAACTAGAACAAAATTCTCTTTCCCACTCTACTcaaaaataaacacaaacaaaaaaaaaaaggtttcgttAGGCGTTTTTAATCTCTTTCCAGGCATACCTTACAAAATCTTATAAGCGTAGCTGGCGGCGGCTTTATAGAAGCCAATTCTCATTTTGAATTCAGCTCATAACTTGGGACTGTTGGCGGCTCCCGCCCTCCCTCCCTTCCCACCATACAAGATCACACAAGCTGGGGGAGCTCCGACTTGGCGGAGGTACAAGACGAACAGGTGCCAGCCTTCGCCAGAGAGCCGCCGCGCATTTTCACATTGCTGCGTGGGGAGCTGTTGTGTTAATATGTCATTTTTATATGGAAACTTATTTTGGGGGCTTTCTAGCAGCCCTGTAAAAGTGTTGGTTTCCTTCAATGagacgcaaaaaagaaaaaaaaaactggagaatGACAAGTTTGATCTTGTGACCTGAAAACCCAACCGGTTGAACGACTGTGTTAAGGTATAGCAGAGGGGGGGTATGGATTACAACATGGAGACTGAAACACACAGCCGCTGGCTCCGCTTCTTACGTTACATCTACAGACACTCTCACGCTATTAAAGCTCCCACAAACCCACCTAAAAAACAAATCTGCCAAGAATTTATTACATCTTGCGTTATTGTCGAGaaattattgtacaggatttatgaATTTTATcgagatctatatatatctagatctccCACCATCTCGCTCTCTCTAGATCTCCACCATCTCGCGCTCTCTAGATCTACATCTCGCTCTCtagatctctatatatctatccatctagatctctatatatctatccatctagatctctatatatctatccatctagatctctatatatctatccatctagatctctatatatctatccatctagatctctatatatctatccatctagatctctatatatctatccatctagatctctatatatctatccatCTAGATCTAATATTTCTAGAGAGATAatcaatattaatatatataaaaacattttttacatgttggtgctcaaatcttttttttgggggggggggtggagatgtgGAGGCAACCCGCGGCCCCCACTCAGCCAGCCcagcccttccccccccccatggtgCTCGATCGATCGCTGCCCATCACCCCCCCACCCAGTCACTAGATTAATCGCAACTTCACCATCAtgcgcttcaaaaaaaaaaaaaaaacacattggaatcTAGGCGTCCAGCGTGTAGATTAGAGgcggcgcatggattgggggggggcgccCCATATGAGCAGCTGCCACTGGTTCTGAGGTGACAACGCTTCCTTACCTTACTGTAGCCATGGAGGAGTTGTCACTCCAGgacttcaggggggggggggggcagcttttttTCCTCCGGGTTTTTGCAGCTGGCTCTCTGATGTGATTTGGTCCATCAGGGGGACTAGCTGcaaaaaccaggaagagaaaagctgccccccctccctccccccatgttGGCAAAGCGCATGTGTGCAAGAAACAGGAAAAGGAAAGACGGCCTCCTGATGACTTCACCAAAGAACATGGGTGACACGGGTAGTGGTCTTCTTTACTTATTCCTGCCTGTGTTAATGTTGGAGTGATCCTCTTACTACTTGTATGTTCATATGCAGTCAGCAGGACAGTAATGGAGGTAATAGCCCCCCGGGTAGAGGTAAAAGACTGACAAGGGTCCTAACCTATCCGCTTGCTATCCAAAACATTTTTGTTTCGCATACACTTTAAGGAATACTAAATGGTGCCTAAAAGGCAGGTCAATACTGGCTTAGGAGGCAACTTTGGCATCCCTtcaagtggaccttcaccctcccAACTCACTTTCTAACACTTCACTCCTCTCAATCGAAAAACTATTTCACTTCATTCAGGGAACACATCCCCTGCACTTTCTCATTTAGGTGAGAAAGACTGATGCAGTACCCGCAGCCTACTGGGACTCCCATGGCATCACAGTAGACCATGGGTTATTCTACTAAGCTTGTACTGTTAGGGGGGCTGTCTGTCTCTTTTCGGCTTTTGCAGAtggctcctgttttttttttttttttgcatcatcgGGAGGCCGGCTGTATGAACCCAGAAAAGACAACCAGACCCCTGATGAATTTTCAGAAGATGGCGGCGCCAAACATTGTGTGGTGCAGCTGCTCTCTACAGAACACTGTTGGATCCTACAAGTATGCTTTTTTGTGTATAACCCATCTATTGGGAAGGGGGGGGTGttccgcagcctcctgggacacctacatcatgcatcccaggaggccATGGGGGATTCTACTGCACATGCGCCATCAGGGGGACTGGTTGTCTTTTGCAGCTGGCCTCCGTTTTTTCAGCATCACCAGGAGGCCGGCTGCAAGAACACACCCCTGATGACGTCACAGAAGATGGGGGCATCGGACATGGCGGATCTCTACAGAACACCGTTGGATCCTGCGAGTATGCTTTTTTGAGGCTGGTTGGGGGGGGTGACGTTCCACTTTAAATGTTACAAATATGTAATACATTATGAGTAGGAGCCTTAGCCTGAATTTGCACAGTCAGTCTTTTGTTACGGCCGTCAcaccattcttaaaaaaaaaaaaaaaagaagtactgtCTACCTGcatgaaggagaaggagaaggagaaggagaaggagaaggagaaggagaaggagaaggagaaggagaaggagaaggagaaggagaaggaaaaggagaagaaggagaaggagaagaaggagaaggagaagaaggagaagaaggagaaggagaagaaggagaagaaggagaaggagaagaagattaAAACTAtaattgaaatgtatttttaatCAAGCTGTCTGTTATCTACCGACCAGTTTAGCTGTACGCTCTTGGAGGAAGGCATTGAACTAATAGGAAGGGTATTTGTTCCTTCCTCTGGTTTAATGAGGTGTGGAAAGGTAAATTTGTACAGCCAGGCCGCTAAACGGAGTTtccatagtaaagaaaaaaaaaaaagttccgctGTCTCCTCCTGGCCTTCGCATGGCCTGGAAACAATTACATCACCGGCAGCCAATAGCGGTCGAAAAACGGCGACCCCTGTGCTGTGAATCCTTTTGCAAGCTCTCCCTGGCAACAGGTCAAAGACACGAGGACCAGTCTCGCTTACGCGGCCGGACTTGCTGGTTAGCGCTGCGCCACGGGATCTCGTCTGGAGATGCCGATAAGTGCTGCAAGGAATCAATAAACGCTCCTGTTAATTGAAGCTGCAGACAATGGCGGAAAATAATTAGTCACGAGGTGATGGCAGGCAATAAGCGAGTCTTCCGCTGCGTCGCAGAGCTATCCGCGCGCTGCCACGCCAAGCAAGGAAAAAGAAGAGGCAACAAGCGGACTGATTAAAGCCCAGCCACATGTGTGCTTTTTAGCAAGTAGCAAAAAGGAGGAATGTTTTTTGATGCCAAATTTTTGTGCTCTGTGGCATAACCAAACGCCCATGTTGCTGCTATGGGGCCTGGGGTAGGAAGGGGGCCCCTAGAGGACTGCAAAACTGATACTAAACTTTTTTTTACTGTTAAAAGTATGTAtacttaacacaaaaaaaaaaaaaggtccttctATTACTCTTAGCCACTTCCAAATTGTTTTGATGCCATGATCCAACTTTCAACTAGGATGGAAATGTTCATTCTccgtggtcccactgtatgtaggaacatagccacccggTCTTGATtccactatatgtaggaacgtagctaCCCGGTCTTGATtccactatatgtaggaacgtagccacccggtcttggtcccactgtatgtaggaacgtagccacccgctcttggtcccactgtatgtaggaacatagccacccggtcttggtcccactgtatgtaggaatgtagccaccccgTCTTAGTCTCACTGAATGTAGGAGCATAGCCACCCTCCCTTCCTTACTCTCAAGATGGACTATGGAATTTGTAGCATGCACCGATTGTTTCAAATAGGGGTCCTATCAAAATTTTCTATGGGGCCCCAGGattcctaagctggccatacacccgTAGAATTTCCCTTGAAATTTTTCCTTTAAGTGTTCGACTTTTTAATAGTTAGTGGGATCAAATCGACATATGTTTTCAACCGCAGGGAGGAGAAAACTCGCAGAAACAGGATAGAAAGTATTTCACAAATGaatgaaattggggggggggggggtgttcaggaaTTGTACATGTTGTGATGAAACCTATTTAATACGTCTGGATGAAATTTTAGGGGTTCTCAAACAAAAGTTGAGGCGATGATGacaagaaagaatgttctgaccAACAATATTTCAGAATTTCCTCACAAATGTTTGAATAGATATCCAACGGCATGAAGCCAGTTTTAGTAAAAGGGCAAGTTGACCTTTTCAAGAAAAATGAACACCAAATATCTTGGCCAGCCCTCCGGACTACGCTGCACATAGCAACCGTGATAGCCTATGCATTAGAAACTGTTCAAGAACTGTATTTTGTTGTTGTTACTGCCAATTACAGACTTTACCCCAGTGAAAAAACGCAGGTACCCTAATGGGTGTAGTATCACACCCTTTTATGAATATGGTACAACCTCTGGTTGGGTTATGGCACAAGAGTGCTTACCATGTTTTGTTTCTAAATAAATACCAACAAGGACAAGATGGAGATGGTGTGTAAAAGAAACCCAATTCCAACTACAATTTTGTTTAGGCCTTGCTAAACCATCAAATCCAACATCCTATTGGTTTTTGTCAATTGCGACCCCATTTACATCCACCACAATTTCTAGTATTTAGAGATGATGTACCCGGTCTTCTCCTCTCGTTGACTCATTGTCTAACAAAGGCTCTCCTGGAGCTTGGATGGTGACCGACTTATCACCGCGACTGCTGCCATCCCGGCTTTTGGATCGATGACGATCCCTCCGTTCTCTGTACAGACAAAATAAAAAGTCACATGTTAAGGCTAATGGTCAAAGCTCAATACTTAAATCTTTCTCTAAACAGAGTGGCAGTCAGTATGTAGATTTCAACTTTGTTCCCAGTCAAAGTCGCATACCCTCCCAACATTCTACCACACAATATACACAGCTCTATTGGTCTGTCAAGGACATGCATTGCACTGCTAGCAGTGGAGGGGACAACAGTCTCAAACAGTCCTTAATGCCCAATGAAAACTATATAGATTTAATAAACTGAAAAGGGGCATAGAGAAGGACAGCGCTTATTTGGTTTTGTGCATTAGTAGAGACTGTCCAAGAAACAAATAGGTGCTTTTCTTATCGTGAATCTCTTTGACCCCAGGAATCTATAGCAGGAGAATTGATTTGTAAAAGTGACTGTAATAGTACCAATCCAAAGTCTCTGGCCATCGCCTGTAGtaggtccacagtctctggccatcgcCTGTAgcaggtccacagtctctgatgTTTGCCAACCTATCGGACCCTTCTCTCTACTCTCTCATGGCTGTGTGCCATTTGACTAATCTGCATACGACAAGCTACAACCACACCTTTATGTATCAAATAAGGCTCAAAATTCAGAGAAGTGAaatcaaataaaaatccaaaacaccAGAATTTGGCACAATTAAGAAAGTTCCCAATATAATTTATATCATAAAATGTTGCACCAACCTGCCCTTGAGGCATCAAGGGAAAAGGAGCAGGGAACGCAACTGGACCCCTGCTGAACGCAGGCCCCAAAGAAGCCAACCAAGCATCCCTGGCATCAATTTTCATTTCTGAATAGCAGTCTCTTACCTGTGTTTGCGTGAACTTCGAGATTGCCCCGACTTGTAGGAGTACCCAGAATATTGGGACTCGTTGTCCATGTTTTCAGAGTAGCGACCTTTGTGGCGATCCACGTTTACAGTTTTTGGTTTCCCTGACCCTGGAACTGCCGCCAACACGGCCGCCGCCTCTTTCAGCACAGGCTTCTTCAGGCCAAAAGGCGCCACCAGAAAGTCCACTTTCAACTTGAGGGACTCTATTTTGATTGGCTGGTGTGGTCCGtctcataagaaaaaaaaaacaaagacacctaaaaaaaaaaaaaaaatggaggtaaaAAAGGCGAGAAATAGTTAGATGTGGTCAACAGGTTTTTGAGATGAAGGCAATAAAAGTACAATCTAAATCacacaaagcaatttttttttctaatattttctaCAAAACTTTCCCACTTTGACCTTTCCTTTCTGCAAAAAAAATCtttcacttaagctggccatacatcagtAGAATTTTGTTTAAATGTTTCTATGGAAATTCTGAAAAATTGTTGGTCATAACATGGCACATCATGGAGTCAACTTATTTCATTTGAAAGCCCTtaaaaaaacttttgtccaggtgTAAGAAGTCTTTTTTGCCTAGGAGATAAGATTTACAATACAGGACAAATATTTCCCAAATGAAAACTCCATTCACAGTTATAATTTTATTAgtttgagaaaaattttccatcctacgCCTTCGAAACTGATCATCAATTTGACCACACTAACCTTTAGAAAATTGCACGAATGTTCTACTGGTGTATAGCCAGCCAACAGTCTACCGGGGCATGGCCAGCCAACAGTCTACCGGGGCATGGCCAGCCAACAGTCTACCGGGGCATGGCCAGCCAACAGTCTACCGGGGCATGGCCAGCCAACAGTCTACCGGGGCATGGCCAGCCAACAGTCTACCGGGGCATGGCCAGCCAACAGTCTACCGGGACATGGCCAGCCAACAGTCTACCAGGACATGGCCAGCCAACAGTCTACCAGGACATGGCCAGCCAACAGTCTACCAGGACATGGCCAGCCAACAGTTTACCAGGACATGGCCAGCCAACAGTCTACCAGGGCAGGGCCAGCCAACAGTCTACCAGGGCATGGCCAGCCAACAGTCTACCAGGACATGGCCAGCCAACAGTCTACCAGGACATGGCCAGCCAACAGTCTACCAGGACATGGCCAGCCAACAGTCTACCAGGACATGGCCAGCCAACAGTCTACCAGGACATGGCCAGCCAACAGTCTACCAGGACATGGCCAGCCAACAGTCTACCAGGACATGGCCAGCTTTAGCAAGGATGGAGGGTTTTATTGGCGCTTTGTGTCTAGTCTACCTGTCTTGGTTTCCCCATGGCGTTCTTATCCTAGCATCAGAGAGACAGGAAGGGAGGTGAATTCTTACTCAAGAGAACACAATTGGTTAAACACAAAAAGTTCAAAGTTCTAAAATAAAACAGTAGTTATGTGTAAGAAATAATGTTACATATTAAACAAACTAGCAATAAAATCAGATAATAAAGCTGGCCACACGCTGATAAGATTTTTTTTATGAACCTTCACATGCAAAATCTCATCAGTACATTCTAGAGTACCATCAGAGACGCGATGCATGTTGCAAAAttctcttgcttttaacattcaatctTGGAACTAATGGAATGTCCCAAATGAAAACCAACTTCACCGTTAGATTTTCAAAAAATGTTCCTTTGTGACTTTTGAAAATTTTGGTAAATATGACCCTAATCACTATTTAAAAAATTTAGCAAACCTTCTGAAATAAGTTTTCTTTCTCAAATGAAATTCTACCCACGTTTAACCAGCTTAGACAAAACAGAGTGCTCTGACTGCTATGTCATCGGGAGGTGGAAAGTGAGAATTTTCCATTGTGTTCATTAAATTAACCCCCGGGGGCAACTTTCTGTTTAAGTTTCTGTGACTCACAGTGGTTTGTTTACCCTCAACACAGAGCTTTTCTTCCCATCAGAAAGCTGCCCTAATGGGGCAAAGCCAGCAGATGTGCTCCCCTGGGCTTCCTCATAAGATCCCGAGCAGTGAGAAAAGGACAGTCCATGGCGGCCATGGAGGGTCGAGAAACAAagacctgagcactgagaaggaagTGATATCATCGCTCTCCAGACAATATAGATTTTACAGGAGTGACATTGCTCTCCAGATACAAGttatacacactcaccggccacacCTGTTACACCTGTAACAGAAATTGCTATACAGCCAATCACAtgccagcaactcaatgcatttaggcatctagacgtgataaagacgacttgctgaagttcaaaccgagcatcagaatgggtaagaatggggatttaagtgactttgaacattgcatggttgttggtgccagacggctggtctgagtatttcaaaaactgctgatctactgggctttcctcacacaaccatctctcgggtttacagaaaatggtcagaaaaaagaaaatatccagttgtgtggaggaaaatgccttgttgatgtagGAGGAGAATGGGTAGACTAATTCCAGAacatagaaaggcaacaataactcaaataaccatttgttacaaccaaggtatgtggAATACCATCTCCGAATGCACAACGCATCGAACtttgaaacagatgggctacagcagcaaaagaccacaccgggtgccactcctgtcagctaagaacaggaaactgaggctacaattcgcacaggctcaacaAAATCGGACAATAGAAGGACTGGAAAATCATTGGTCTGAGGATTTTCGATTTCAGCTACGACATTCAGgtagtggggtcagaatttggggtAAACATGAAAGTATGGAGCCATCCTGCCTTGTAGCAacagttcaggttggtggtggtggtggtgtaatgttgTGGGGGATATTATCCtggtacactttgggccccttaataccaattgagcatcgttttaaTGCCATGGCCTACccaagtattgttgctgaccatgtccatccctttatgactacagtgtccccatcttctaatGGCTcctccagcagaataatgcaccatgtcacaaagctccactcatctcaccactggttcctTGAACAcgataatgaggtcactgtactccaatggcccccagtcaccagatttcaatccaatgcgtgatgccatcatgtcactatggaccaaaatctctggaggaatgtttccaacaccttgttgaagctacgccacgaagaatgaaggcagctCTAAAAGCAGAAGGGGgcccaacccgatactagcaaggtgtgcctaataaagtggccggtgagggcATTTTACAGAACATTAGAGCACTCAGATAGTAAATGAAAATTTACTTAATATCTGAGTGAATCAGAATGAAGGACTTTTCGTAAACAGAGTCTACGCTTTCACTAATCTGTCTCTCTTTCCGGAAAGGCCAGGAAAGTTCCCTCTATGGTCCTTTTGTGCGGATCTTTCCATGGCTGTTTGAAACTCCAGCTCAGATATGATATGTAATAAGCATTACCCGGCATATACCAGAAACATGGATCTGTGTGGTCGATACTCTGTGGGGGATAAAGTTACAGAAGAGACAATTGAGCTTTTGTCCCTGGCTCAGCCCTCAATGAGAAGGATTATGGGGGGAGATTTATGAAAAATGAGTGTCCGGGTATCTATAGGAGTAACTGGCCTCTAATAACTGCTCAGCACACGTTCATTAAATTTCATCTAACATACAGATAATCTGGCCGGTTAGGGCGATGAGGGAGAGGATCCATAGGATAACGGAAGCGGGATTTTAGCGATTTGCTTGCAGGACCCCCATTGTGTGCCTGCCGGCAAGAAGACCTCATGAGGCACAACCAGGCCAGATATTGATTCCAACATTTCTGGGCCTCACTCCTGAAAACTGGAAGAACTGTGCCTGTTTCCCATAGCAACCAGGATTGCCTGGTTATGGTGCCTTTCACACCACAAACGTGTGTCAAAGTACATAGAAATAGTTGCTTGCGTGGATGTACAGGTAAGCACATAGAAAACCTAAGTTCCAAAATGTACAAAAACAatagcgaaagagggagcgagacgggggagcgaaagagggagcgagacggggggggggggggcgaaaggcgagaaggaggggggaactaAAGAGGGAGAGGGAGCGAGACGGGGGGCGAAAggcgagaaggaggggggaactaAAGAGGGAGAGGGAGCGAGACGGAGGGGGGAACTAAAGAGGGAGAGGGAGCGAGAcgggggggagcgaaagagggagagggagcgagacggggggagcgaaagagggagaggtagcgagacggggggagcgaaagagggagagggagcgagacggggggagcgaaagagggagagggagcgagacggggggagcgaaagagggagagggagcgagacggggggagcgaaagagggagagggagcgagacggggggagcgaa
This Aquarana catesbeiana isolate 2022-GZ linkage group LG13, ASM4218655v1, whole genome shotgun sequence DNA region includes the following protein-coding sequences:
- the VANGL2 gene encoding vang-like protein 2; the protein is MDNESQYSGYSYKSGQSRSSRKHRERRDRHRSKSRDGSSRGDKSVTIQAPGEPLLDNESTRGEDRDDNWGETTTVVTGTSEHSISHDDITRITKDMEDSANLDCSRHLGVIVGGALAFVSFLTPIAFMLLPKILPWDLEACGTPCEGLFISVAFKLLILLVGSWALFFRRPKAFFPRVFVFRALIMVLIFLLVVSYWLFYAVRILTTAERNYQGIVQYAVSLVDALLFVHYLAVVLLELRQLQPQFTIKVVRSTDGASRHYNIGHLSIQRVAVWILENYYHDFPVYNPALLNLPKSILSKKMSGFKVYSLGEENSTNNSTGQSRAVIAAAARRRDNSHNEYYYEEAEHERRVRKRKARLVVAVEEAFTHIKRLQEEDQKNPREIMDPREAAQAIFASMARAMQKYLRTTKQQPYHTMESILQHLEFCITHDMTPKAFLERYLGPGPTIQYHKERWLAKQWTLVSEEPVTNGLKDGVVFVLKRQDFSLVVSTKKIPFFKLSEEFVDPKSHKFVMRLQSETSV